The Sedimentisphaera salicampi genome includes a region encoding these proteins:
- a CDS encoding helix-turn-helix domain-containing protein yields the protein MEEKENKNPLGSSFDDFLQEENIYEESTLSAAKRVLAMKICEDMAKQRISKTAMARQMNTSRSSLDRLLDPACKSVTLQTLDKAAKTLGRRLKIELI from the coding sequence ATGGAAGAAAAAGAAAACAAAAATCCCCTTGGTTCTTCTTTCGATGATTTTCTTCAGGAAGAAAATATCTACGAAGAATCAACGCTCTCTGCGGCTAAAAGAGTGCTGGCGATGAAAATTTGCGAAGATATGGCAAAGCAGCGAATTTCCAAAACCGCAATGGCAAGGCAAATGAACACTTCACGCAGCTCGTTAGACCGCCTGCTCGACCCGGCTTGCAAATCCGTTACTCTGCAGACGCTGGACAAGGCGGCAAAAACGCTTGGAAGAAGGCTTAAAATCGAACTGATTTGA